In one window of Azoarcus olearius DNA:
- a CDS encoding DUF6795 domain-containing protein, with amino-acid sequence MGKMVLFSAVRGTVLHEGKPVAGATIEREFEWAWKSETGRDSTTTDANGAFALPDITRKSLFGSLLPHEPLVKQSITINHAGKSYKAWVLFKRDYDENGELDGRPIVLTCRLEAEPQRRGEVFGICELS; translated from the coding sequence ATGGGAAAGATGGTGTTGTTTTCCGCGGTGCGCGGCACCGTGTTGCACGAAGGCAAGCCGGTCGCCGGCGCCACGATCGAGCGCGAGTTCGAATGGGCCTGGAAGAGCGAAACCGGGCGCGACAGCACGACCACCGACGCCAACGGTGCGTTCGCGCTGCCGGACATCACGCGCAAGTCGCTGTTCGGCTCGCTGCTGCCGCATGAGCCGCTGGTCAAGCAGAGCATCACGATCAACCACGCCGGCAAGAGCTACAAGGCCTGGGTGCTGTTCAAGCGCGATTACGACGAGAACGGCGAACTCGACGGCCGTCCGATCGTGCTCACCTGCCGCCTGGAGGCCGAACCGCAACGCCGCGGTGAAGTCTTCGGCATCTGCGAACTGTCCTGA
- a CDS encoding lipase family protein codes for MATLNPSQAAAIASGVYLLRESAVAELREIQAPLGCEGMFAVADNGRFLGKSGGGPFKKISGFGYIAAGEGQYAGEVLIATRGTAQSLDWLSNLNIGMQLGPGGHLVHAGFHEVWKSFQRDIFDFLRGRNPSRIHCVGHSLGGALAMLNADALSAQKVGEVSLYTFGAPRSGDVFYSRSMSKRLGADNIHRVSASSDPVPMIPLFPFCHMPFDGPGCVIQSPGLINIGAHNMKRSYIAGVKDHTWETLLEASKPNEDQNVKSWLEQAAEGKGTILMGSASALTMIGKALRWVLARVRDLLVGALGVTLTIGATVLDQLAWLLAKGATLSVELARHVRGLLSAIFRFLGRAAQTVTNVTAAFLRWVLDLLYTSVSTMARRALAYLN; via the coding sequence ATGGCGACCCTGAATCCCTCCCAGGCGGCGGCAATCGCGTCCGGCGTCTACCTGCTGCGTGAATCGGCGGTGGCCGAACTGCGCGAAATCCAGGCCCCGCTGGGGTGCGAAGGCATGTTCGCGGTGGCCGACAACGGCCGCTTCCTGGGCAAGAGCGGCGGCGGCCCGTTCAAGAAGATCAGCGGCTTCGGCTACATCGCGGCGGGCGAAGGCCAGTATGCCGGCGAGGTGCTGATCGCGACCCGCGGCACCGCGCAATCGCTCGACTGGTTGAGCAACCTCAACATCGGCATGCAGCTCGGGCCCGGCGGCCACCTTGTCCACGCCGGTTTCCACGAAGTCTGGAAGAGCTTCCAGCGCGATATCTTCGACTTCCTGCGCGGGCGCAATCCGTCGCGCATCCACTGCGTCGGCCACAGCCTGGGCGGCGCGCTGGCGATGCTCAACGCCGATGCGCTGAGCGCGCAGAAGGTGGGCGAGGTCAGCCTCTACACCTTCGGCGCGCCGCGCTCGGGCGACGTGTTCTATTCGCGCTCGATGAGCAAGCGGCTGGGCGCGGACAACATCCACCGGGTCTCGGCAAGTTCCGACCCGGTGCCGATGATTCCGCTGTTCCCGTTCTGCCACATGCCGTTCGACGGCCCCGGCTGCGTGATCCAGAGCCCGGGCCTGATCAACATCGGCGCCCACAACATGAAGCGCAGCTATATCGCGGGCGTGAAGGACCACACCTGGGAGACGCTGCTCGAGGCCAGCAAGCCCAACGAAGACCAGAACGTCAAATCTTGGCTGGAGCAGGCGGCCGAAGGCAAGGGCACGATCCTGATGGGCTCGGCCAGCGCGCTGACGATGATCGGCAAGGCGTTGCGCTGGGTACTGGCCCGGGTGCGCGACCTGCTGGTGGGTGCGCTCGGCGTCACGCTGACGATCGGCGCCACGGTGCTCGACCAGCTGGCCTGGCTGCTCGCCAAGGGCGCCACCCTGTCGGTGGAGCTTGCACGCCACGTGCGCGGCCTGTTGAGCGCCATCTTCCGCTTCCTCGGGCGGGCGGCGCAGACCGTGACCAACGTGACCGCGGCCTTCCTGCGCTGGGTGCTGGACCTGCTGTACACCTCGGTGAGCACGATGGCCCGGCGCGCGCTGGCCTATCTCAACTGA